The Plasmodium yoelii strain 17X genome assembly, chromosome: 14 DNA segment AAACGTATTTGTTATTCTGAAAGTAGTTCAAGAAAATTAACACACAAAAAAAgtgatatttataataaaattataaatgagAGCAATAGAACGAGAAGCAGTGATTTTATTAGACAAACGGAAGAAAACAATTTAACTACAAACTTCCAAAAAAAGGGATATAATAAAcgtttaataaataaagctAACAAAACTAACCAAGCAAACATAAACTTGTTTAAGAAAACCATATCCAATAATGCACATGACagaaataatagtaatacaATTCTAAATTCTAACAAAATTACACATGAAAACTATGGATCCAATTATCGAACGCGCCAAGAAAAGTCAGTTGGTGAGTCAAAATTAATACCAATGAAAGATACCCTAGAATATCCAAACGAGACAATACCTTCTGTTGAATCAAAAAacgcatatattaatgactCAAAACAGAgagaacaaaataaaaaatgtgaaaatgaagaaactGGGCTTTTAAACATGTACTGcttatttgaaaataaatcagattttttttatttaattagtgaAGGGTATTCTAAAGCTAGTAGTTTTGTGGATGATAATATGCTAATTCATTCAAAATTGTATAATgatatttttgatataaaaaaaaatgatatgttAATTTGGTATAATCAATCTATTTGTAATGATTGCAAAAAACTTGATGGAGataataatagcaataatattaataatccGAATGACAATATTAgcaatgaaaataatttgtgTATTCACAGAAATCCCAAAATACTATGTAATATTTGCGGTGaagtttttaaaaaaagtttGTTAAATGATTTGTTCTTTTTTaagattattataataaataaaaaaaatatatttttaaaacgaTTAATTATTGACATACATTATGAGAGTCCATTAATAAATGCTCATTTTACTTCAAAAGacaatattaaatatattttggaaAAAAGCACCAagcaatataaattaaaaattatagctataactaaaaaaaaagtacataaaaaattatctttatcaaaatcaaaatttttaagAAAATGCTTAGAAATTGAATTAATTAGTAATTTTCAAAATACGAACAATTTAATATCTacacaaaattataataatcataTTTCTACAACCGATCCATATTATTGTATAAATGTGTCCAGAACACCTTCTATTCATAATATGGATGAATATAAACAGAATATAATCGATGAACAAATTGAAACTCATTCAGAAGATTTACCAAATGACTTATCAAATGATTTACCAAATGCTGTGCAATCACCTCAGTTTAATTTTGATACATTCAATTCGAGTATAGCAATTCTTACGTTTAGCATACTCGatgacaaaaataaaaagtaacaacgatatatttttttttataaccaTAAATTTCACATTCTATACCTTacacaaaattatatttttcatttttatgcGTTTATACGTCTATGGAGGTTTTGAAAATTGGCTTACTCTTTCcttatcttatatatatacgacTGCGTTTACCATATTATCtatgtataaatttttttatttttcaggAAATATGACATTGAGAGATTTGTTGTTCCTTCAGTATTGTTTTGCACCAATGGCTAAGTATTCCAAGCCCATTATGAgggaatataaataaaatataataaaatatggggAGATGCATAGccatattaacaaaaaaaaataaatatgcagTTTTCCCCTTTTATTACATTAGTTCGGCAGATAATATtgctaacattttttttaatctctTTGAGATATAATCATTGTTACtctgttttatttttattcacattatttgtattatttcatttttttacatcttttgttgtttttttttgtgcaATTTGCTAGCATCAAATTATGCATATACTATAAATTCAAAACAATAAATTACTGTATTAACTAGTATTATACACTTAGCATTTTGTTAAAACACGTAGTAAAATGTCATGAACAATATTTgaaattatcaaaataattataataaggCCACGTTTAATTAAGTATAACgatgaaaatgatatattgtatttaattAAAGAGAATACGAAAAtagttgttatatatatagtgataattaaagagaaaaaatgaatatgctGCTAaactataattaaaaatgtataagaTGTTTCAAATTGTAACCATTCTGAGGATGATAAAgatattcatataaataagtatattatatatataataccgTTATAGTACGCATTTAGCCAACACTCGGAAGGTTGCACACGTAAATAAACATGAATATATTtcagtaaaaaaataaaaatatacttataatatgaatataagAATTTCATATGTTGTACAAATACTTTTGATAACCTTTTTAAGAAGCTACTCTTAcaaattaagttatattAACAAGTTAtcttttcataaaaaaaataataccatTGGAAATGTGAACTACttgataaaatttattagccttaaaaatataacatctCATTTTccgttaaaaaataaaaaaaattatttaaatttactGAAATTTGGGGTGAATAATTGGGAAAATAATAGTGGCAACAATGGAAATAAGagtggaaaaaatattagagacaatgaaaatataagaaCAAAATGGTCTATAAAATGTTTTGAATGTCCTagtaaaaattttaatttggatcaaataaacaaaattgatcttacacatatattttataaagaaaaaaaatattcattttttaaaccCTCGAAACGTccattgtattatatatatactaataaatataaaaggaGTATAATATACCAAAAGAATGTATTAGCAAAATTAGCTATATATTCTGCccaaaatttgtatttttttaatatttttttagaaataattaaaattatagaaaatacATTAcataagaaaatatattatataaatataaaagaggaatttaataaaaagaaagATGATATCATAGATATGCTTCATGATATTTACAAAgacaaatatttaaatacaatttatggaaaaagaaaaaaatgtaacaataatagtgaaaataaaatcaatCTCCTTTTTATTGGAAGCAATGAATTCAGTTctttatgttttaaaataattttattaattataaaagtgTTAAGAAATGATATTGTAATAGAAAATGTTATCACAAAAAGCCCACAGAAAAAAGGAAGACATTTGCTTATAAATACATCTCCAATAGAAGAGGatgctaaaaaaaataaaataaatgttttttattatgataagctaaaaaataatatatatttgttaaaaaataaacaatttaatCTAGGCGTAAGTATATCTTTTGGGGAAATATTTAAtactaaattttttaaaacaatcaATACTAATATATACACTTTACATCCAAGTTTATTGCCATCATATAAAGGTGCATCACCTATTCAAAGAAGCTTATTAAATAACGAATCATTATTTGGttatactatatttttaacaaaattaaaaatcgATTCTGGTACTtctttaataaaaaaacaatttctATTTAATTCCCATTTCAattttaatgatataataaCTATTTTGTTTACATATGGAACATTacattttatgaaaaatattttttttttgtcaaatcttaaattatatgaacgTGAGCCAACCTTATTATCACAGGCAGACACTGATACTAAACATCCAGAACAAAAGTACGATCTTCacagttattattataacaatcACAATGACAAAAATATCAATTTACGGAAAAGAGACAAGATAGAGAATTTGTTCTTATTTCCACATTCACAATCAAATcaatttaataattctatGAATTTATCACAAAAGTGtttaaatagtaataatgtgTCATACGAATATTACACGAATAATTGGTATGCTCCTAAAATTAAAGTTGAGGAAAAATATGTCtgctttttttgttttacttccttatatattcataataaAGTACGTAGTTTTATAAACTGGCCCAAAGCAGAATGCACACTTTTTTTGTTacatgataataaaattcaaaaaattgaAGCAAAGCTAATTAAAACATCCTATAATTTACCAAATTCtcaaaatgataatatttatgaacATACCCCATTTAATACAATAGATGATCACAAATGTTTTGATGGCATTCCTCGAAAATATGCAATATTCGATAAAGAatgcataaatattttatgtaaaaataatactttgttaaaaatttacaaattaCAACGAAAAAATAAGCAAATTGTGGATGCCataacatttataaatagCATTAATCGTGGAGTTATACTATATTAGTCTTTTAAATActgttttttaataattttgttatttttttttattacccTATAACACACCTCAATCTTAGtctctttttttaataatttttttttttgtgtacaACTTATTTGGTATGCGATAATgcatataatacatatgtatgttaatatttaatattattttttttattgtggaTAAAgtttaatttataaacataatttgcattaaaaatgaaattttcGCCTAAATatccatataaataatttctcttttttaaaatttcttCATGTTGGATGTTTTTTtcgaaatattattttgtttgttcctaggttttaaataaaatacattaaATATTGCTACTTTccaatatgtatatttataactTGTTTTTCTTTggttaaataaaacaaaaatttaccatatgatatatattgtaaaaataGCTCATGTATGAGAATGACGCTAAAAATGATAAACCTTATAaatagatttattttttttaagctggataatacgaaaaaatattcacataaaatatgtttatttaaccgtagaaaaaaacaaatttttacaaaatttcacaatttttgtaatatattttttgtttcattaaatttatatattgtgaagaaatatatactttCAAAAAACATTCGAATATCTTATTTGGAGGATAGAGGAGACGCATATCTACAAAAAAAGTATAGGACGGATACTAAATTTTTAAGAACAGAAAGGTAAAACTTGTGCATACAcacatgtatgtatatatatctaGCATTAACGTTTGCTAAacttattttcatttttataatttcgaAGTGGAATACTATATAAAGATTTACTAGACGGTGAAGGTGATCCAATTGAAGAAGGGGatattgtttatattcaTTACCAAGGAAAAACAACAAATGATTTTAGAATAATTCAATCAACATTCAAAAGTATTATACCACCTAAGATAAAAGCTGGGGTTTATGATAAAAACCATATAAAGGCTATATATGAAATAGTAATTGG contains these protein-coding regions:
- a CDS encoding peptidyl-prolyl cis-trans isomerase, putative; its protein translation is MRMTLKMINLINRFIFFKLDNTKKYSHKICLFNRRKKQIFTKFHNFCNIFFVSLNLYIVKKYILSKNIRISYLEDRGDAYLQKKYRTDTKFLRTESGILYKDLLDGEGDPIEEGDIVYIHYQGKTTNDFRIIQSTFKSIIPPKIKAGVYDKNHIKAIYEIVIGMKKHTRRQCIVPPHLAYPIHFPNQPLIYEIDIVKVIKKGKENDTLLGRIKKNVNYLKSAITSFF